In the genome of Brachypodium distachyon strain Bd21 chromosome 3, Brachypodium_distachyon_v3.0, whole genome shotgun sequence, the window AAGAAGAAACTGCGAACCTAGGCTCAACTGTTACACGAATCACAGTACAAATAATGTAAAAACATAGCATGAATAGGGGCGCGGAGTATTCACCGGTGAACTTCCCCAGCTGGTGGGCGAACTTGAGCGTCTGCATAGCGAGGTCGCGGGTAGGGGAGAGGATGAGAGCGCGTATGCCAGCGCCGgggtcgcggcggcggaggcgctggagcATGGGCACCAGGAAGGCAGCGGTCTTCCCGGACCCAGTGCgagccatggcggcgacgtCGAGCCCGGCAAGGATGAGCGGCATCGCCTTGCGCTGGATCGGCGTGGGCACGCGGTACCCCTTGTGGCGCACCCCGCGGTACACCTCCTCGCACAGCCCCATCGACTCGAACCCGCCAGACTTGGGCTTCTTATGCGCTGCCtgcgccgccttcttcttccccgccgccTTCGACTTCatctgcggccgccgccgcggcctgtGCTCCCCTGACGAGGCGGCGCCGTCCATGGAGGGTTTCGACTTGCTGCTAGACGTTGAGGGGGTGAGGCGCGCCATAGGGTGGGTCGGTgggaggcggagggggaggagacgAGAGATGGACGGGTTTAGAGCTTTAGGTctcagccgcggcggcgagatggtcgaggaggaggagtttAGCCCGTAGTTAACTTGCGCCGTTGCGCTATGGTGACGGTGACTTGGCAGGCCGAACTAGGCTCCTATGGGCTGAAGGAGAACAGCTCCAATAGAAATTTTATCAGGGAGCGGCCCATACTATTCGAATACTATGATGCCTATGGGGCTATGGGCGGATACTTTATGGTCGCAATCGGCTCCAGGTTCTACAGCCTGGAAGCCGTAGAATCTGCTCCTAACAGCCAGATTCTAAAATTGGATTTTGTGGAGCGCTGCTTGAAGATGAACTAGCGACGAGAAACTACAAAATCGGTGCTTCTTCCAGCTAGCTGCAGCCCCAAACGGATCATTTACTACAATGCCTTTCCACCAAACCACATATAACATACTAAATGCCACAAAACGGTTcgttcttttcctttttctggcCCAAACACCTACCCTATCGGTCTGCCCCAATCTGCCCgacttcctgctcctgtgcgGTCGTGCGCCCCTGCCTCTCCGACCTCCAGCCGCTGCCACTCCTCCGGCGGATCTCCGGCCCCCGGTTCCGTAGATCTCCTTCGTCCGGAGGAACCTACCTATCCTGAGCCGCCGCTGGAAACTCCCATGCCCCAACCTGGGCGCCGCCCTCCTCTGCACATCGCCGCCGCTCAGCTGTGGCTACCCGCTCGTCGGCGTGGAACGGAGCCGCCCCGAGCTCTTGAGGTGCGGACGAGCCTGATCCCGGACTTGCTGCTCCCGTGCGGCCGTGCTCCCTGCTTCTATGAggccctccctccccccccccccccctctctctctctcgtccGAACTCTCTTCTGTGCTCCTTCTCTCTCCCGATGTCTGGCTGCCTACTATGCACTAATCTAAGGTGTATCTACTAATCAATTGTTAAGCATTAATCTAAGGTATATACGCAAGCACTAATCTAAGGTGTATGTGCTAATGAATTTTTAGCAGAACCCAAGGTGTACCCACTAATCAATTATTGTCTGATATTTGTGAAACTTCACTAATCTAAGATGTACTCCTATATTATTTAATAACCATGCATCCCCATCTTGATGGAGTGAAAAATGATGCATGCAGGAAAAAACAACTCTTAAACAACTAATTTACGCTTATCAACACTAATTTACAGTTAAAATAGTACACAACACTAATTTGCAGTTAAAATAGTACATTCAACACTAATACCAAATCTACAAAACTATAGGGTCGTTCAGGTCATTTCAGCACATTGTAGCTGCAGCTGCAGTCGGACCAGCCGCACAAACAAACAGGCATCAGACAACTCCAACCTTTCAGCTGCAACTGATAGCCACAGCTAATTCTGGAATCTGCAGCCGTAGAATCTGCAGTTATGGAGCtgcagcccaaacaaacacaacctaaAAAGAGTGGGAGAAATTTGTGAAAACTCCACGATGACTCATGAATGTTTTACTCCCACTCTTTAAATACAACTCTGTTTTGATTCACCGCTCgattttaaagtttgaccacaAGTTGATTATAGCTCCCAACTCTTTAACAAGTAACATaaatttaccaaaaaaaatacaagtaaGATAATTCACACATCATCAAATCACAACTTAATAAAGTATGAACAAACCTCCATGACCTAGTTCACATGACATATGTCACAACAACAGGTATCACAATATTACGCTACAGTATGACACAAGAAcaataatatactccctccgtccatattaagtgtcgtaacattacatgtatctagacgtattttagtatataaatacgttcatatttaatcaaatttaagtcacttaatatgagatggagaGAGTACAATACTCATTTGAGTATTAAGTTTAACAGGGTTTATACAAACTATGGTCTCTTGAGCAAGCTCCAAGCACATGCGGAAGTAAGTTATGTCTTGGAAAGTCTAAGTTTAACAAAAGGCATAAGAGGCCAGTATGTGACAATCTACTCATGTGATTTTAAATTATTAACTATTGACCAAACACAAATTTGTGCATAATTAAAAAGTCTCCCGTCTCGTATTGGGGAGTAAAAGCTATCATGTGGACCGAGCCATGTCACGGTGACTCACCAAGGCTTGTCCTAGTTTAGCTTGCCTATCAAGGGTTACAAAGTTCTCCAAACGATAGCATGCAACTTTGCACATCCTGAAAACAAGAATAGTGAGTCGCAAATCAAAGACGGGAAAGTCTATAACTATAGTCTGGTGGCAGGCTAGTTGAGAGAGTTCTTGCATGCAGTCAATCTTAAAGTCTTCAAGGGCATTATGTGTGACGTGACTCTCAACAATCGGCATCAACAATCGAGCAGGCATGTGCACTCGAGGTAAGAGAGATTTATTTTTCCATCTAGGATTAGAACTCTATACTTGTGAATAATAGTAACAGCACATTATGgcaaaaaaatgtttgattCAGAGGGAAAAGAAGTGGCAGAAATTAGAACAAAAATATCATTTGATTCGccaatattttaaaaaaaagataagaagcaAAGTTTGAGTGAAAAAACGAAAATGCGAGAAAAATTGCAACCCCTACCACGTAATAGTGCACCTACACGCCTTCATGGACGTTGTTTTTTTACTGGAAGACCTAGAGCTAACTATCGAGATTTTGGGCTATCCGGGCACGTACTTCGAGGAATGAGTTGCCCTGTAACTTTCTTTATTATTATTAAATTTGGCggtcaacaacaacaaatctCTATCATCGGTGAATCGACACAATTGAGCAAGAACCACCGTCTTCAACAAAATCGTCTACCATTCTTGACTCTAAAATGTAAAAGAAACATGTAAAAGCCCTTTCTAATTTGTTCTCTATCACGCCATCAACACGATTTACATATTGATTTCATGTAACTATTTGGAACAATACACACAATCCTAGATAAACAGTCGCAAGATTTTAACTCTTAAGTTCTACGATGCTGGCAAGGGCAAATAAAAGGAGAAAGTTCACTAAACTGTACAATTCatccttctttttctcccaGTTTCATCTTTGAGCATGATTTTCACGGCATGCCACGATCTGGCTGCATGTATGCCACAGAAAATTACCAAGCTAGCTGTTCGACCTCCCGCTCTGTTCATCTTCAACCAAGGAATCCCATGACCGCAAACTCCAAGCGACCAAGCCAGCTCAAGCCGCCATGGACACAGTAGTCATGCAGCTGCGCTGACCCCGAAGGACAACGTAGTCTGAGGAGGAGCGGTTGCTACTTCTGACGCATAGTTCAATTCGAATAACATCCTTTTCGCTTTTCAGTCTGCAGCAGAAAACATTACAAGTTACATATGTAGCAATTTTGCATCAAACTGGAAATGGAAAGCAACTAAGCGCTCTGGTGGAATAAATAAATGCTCACCGGCTAACTTTATTTGAAGTCAATTCTGACAACCGACCAAGGAAGAAATTCTCCAATGACCTACTTCTGTTTCAAAATGTAGGATGTTTTGGTAGGTTATTTTGGCCTACCAAAACGTTTTGCAATTTGAAACAGAGGTAGTAGAGAGTGGAGACAATAAAAAGAAATTTTTTGATGAAAAATGTCTGTTATGACCAGTTCATGTATACATTCCTACAGTAGATACCAGAACATATGGAACCACCAATTTCAATCCCATTTATATGTTTACAGATGCTGTCTTACAATATAAGCTCACAGGTAAAAAGAACAATTGCCGACAAAAAGTAGAAAATGTTGTACAGGGCAGTAACCTCAACTTCATGCCTTTCCTCTTCCGGATAGTCCTGCTTCAACTTTCTTAATTTCAAATATTAGCATCCTCCACATCTTCAGAACAAACATTTCAGCTTCAACATCCAAAATTGACTGTAGGAGCTCCAGCATTTTAGACGCATGAACATGATCTTTTGTGCACGACACAATATATTCCACCAAAGTGGATTCCTCCTCGCCAAGATATTCGATTATCTTTTttgaaatccaaggcctcatTCTTTCATGCAATTCATGCTgccacaaaaaaaagatgataaTAGCATTTAATACAAACGCGATGCGAACACGAGTAAAACCCATCTGACACAAGAGTAAAACCCATCTGATAATAGCATTTAATTCGAGCTAAAGTAAATAATGCAGAGTAAAACCCATCTGACCCAACTTTCAAGTGCTAGCAATAGTCAAAAGACCTATAGCCTACAGATGGTACATAAcaaactactccgtattagtAAATTACGGATGTTACTCTATGAAGATACCATGAGGTTTGACATTATAAAcgtcaaatttttttttgggttggATCACATATCTATTCCAACAAGAAACCTAAACTCGGCTGTCGTCAGCTCTGCAACAGTTCAAGGAGTGTTACAAATTTAATTAAGTGACTCCATAAAGACTTCATGGTTAACAGGaataacatgcatgcacaaagAAATGACAATAACTTAACAACGgctgaagaaacaaaacataatCCAACTTTAAGTACCAAAAGTGCAGAGTCAAGAAATCAATTCACCTTTTCATATATTGCCCAATTAATATCATATGAGAAAAGCTCCTCCTTTGTCCTCGGAATCATGTCAATCAATTGCTTTGCATCCAAAATCTTTTTATTCTCAGACTTGGGCTTATCATGCCTATCTCTGTCTCGATCATGCATCTTTTCTCTTCTGTCATCACTAATGCGAGCACCATCTTCATCATTTCGAATTTTATCCCTCTGGCTTGATCTATCAGTGGATCTCCTACTCCTATCCTTCTCGGTTTCAGGCTTCTCTTCCTTAGGATTAGATACCAAAATGCGCTTGGCAAACTCAGCAGCTGCTACAATATTTGGTTGGCCAGCAGAAGAATCTGCCTCAACAGCTTGCAATTCCTCAGTGGAGTAATCGATGGGTACTAAAGGTCTTATCCGTTTATCCTTGTTAtcctcatcatcctcttcAGCAAAAACTGATGGGACTGACGTCCGCTTACCAGATCCAATCAGACCGAAACCCAGTTTCTTTGCTGGACCATTGCTATTCTGTTTGGGGTCTGGAATTTGACCTTGTGCCATGGTTGCGTCATCACCATTGTTGTCCTTGTGAGTGCCTTCACCTGTGGAATGGAAACAGAAGGAAAGGTTGGAATATATTGTAGCTAATGCGATAAAAATATTGGGGACAAATATTCACACTCACCTGCATCAACACCATTAGCAAAGTTGACAATGTTATCATCATCAGAAACAATCGGCTTCTTTTGttcatttctttccttttcttcatcACCATCAACCTCCATAGGTGTAGCAGACTCtaccgcggccgccgccgcagcggctTCATCCGCCTGCCGTTGCAGCTCTAAAGCACGCCTCCTAGCGTCAGcaatttcctcttcctctcttaaTTTATCCAGCAAGTCTTCATGTTTCTCACGTTGCCTCCTCCTTTTCCTCTCTTCAAGTGTGCTACTGCCCCTTCGTCTTCTTTTCCTTGTATCCTCCTCATCACTATCATCTTCTTGCTTCAAAATCTCCCTTCTACGTTCACgttctttttccttctcccGCTCCTTCTCGTATTGTCTTTGactttctttctccctctccctggTTTCCCAATCCTTAAGATGATCCTTGTACTGCCTTTCCACTTCTCTATACTTGTATTCCTTATCTCTATCCCTCCTGACTCTTTCACGCTCACGCTCACGCTCATATCTTTGAAGTTCTTTATCCTTTTCACGCTTCTCCTTATCATGCTCTCTATCCTTTCTCCTGTCAGGAGAGCCAGCTTCTGTTTTTTCAGTTTCATTAACAGCCCTTTTATCAATGTCATCGCCGTTCTTATCTTCAGAATCTGCATCGGCAATGAAGTATGTAAGGCAATTCAATTATTCAAATGCAACTTTCGGAAGAATAAAATAGTCAGCATCATTCTATACCAGTTTTTGTCATGTCAACACCAGACTCTCCGTCCTTATGTTTGAATGAGATGTCAGCAGGCGGTAGAaccggtggtggtggcggcggtggcggcggtggtcgaGTCTTTAACCACTCTTCAATCatactatttattttttctgcagCTTCCTTATCAGCCTCAGAATCGTCATCTGTAACTATCCCAAATTTCTTAGTGCTTTCTTCATTGTCCTTGTCTCCAGCATCTTCTGTTTCCTCTGTCTTATCAGGAATAAGCTTTGATGATTCATTATCAGCGACAGAAGAAGTTCCATCACCACCTccttcttccttttgtttggtgttctccagcattttcttcttctgttcgACATGTCTCTTCAGGTACTCTTTGGTGGCATCATTAATATTAACCTGGTGTTAAATAAAAATGTAAGGACACATAGAATATGTAATAGCATTATAATTACTTTGAGAACatatgcaaaagaaattgcAAACAGAAATTAAACAGAAAATAAGTAACTAACCatctaaaataaataaaacaatcACGATATGCTACACCATGAAGAACTTTTAAGCTAAACATGTTCTTTATGCAAATAGTGCTAAATATTGTATAGTTTATTTATCCAAATGTTGGTCGCAACAATTCAACGGAAGCATCACTAACAAGTTCTGCATAGGCACACAATAGCAGACAAATTTGGTGAATGATGGTGCAAGAGAGAAGGTTAGGGATTCAAGGAGGTGTTTCTCTCAACCATACAACCAAGAATTTTAACTGGTCAATCTGTTTATACTTGAATGCGGAATCATCTCTTTTGTGTCACAAAACCAAGGGTTCCAGATAAATTTTAAGAATTGAACTTTGCAAATTAGAACTTTTGGGCCCCAAGACTTTCTCTCTGATCCAAAAGGAACTTAAATTTAAGTTCCCATTTTGTCTTAATCCAACAAAGTCACAACCATATAATGATACATACCACCAGTTCTTGCCCATCAATGT includes:
- the LOC100842258 gene encoding RNA-binding protein 25 isoform X1, whose protein sequence is MAAVAPPPDIPDPPPSTPPTANTTPPATATSTPPNPTTPNTPNPNPTMPSPNPNPVATPPVVLPPPPPAPVPFAPSFRPLGAPPPPQVQPYGAIRNPGYPMGQPMQPPGVHHIMRPPTMYAPQQVPYMTQPGAAVPPGMHRYPGPYTMMRPGFPPRPMPPVGVVPIQRPAIPLGIRGAPPMVAPPVRPPAPAVTLADKPPTAVYVGKIAPTVDNDFLRSLLLLCGPVKSWKRTQNPSNGKPVGFGFCEFESAEGILRATRLLNKLNIDGQELVVNINDATKEYLKRHVEQKKKMLENTKQKEEGGGDGTSSVADNESSKLIPDKTEETEDAGDKDNEESTKKFGIVTDDDSEADKEAAEKINSMIEEWLKTRPPPPPPPPPPVLPPADISFKHKDGESGVDMTKTDSEDKNGDDIDKRAVNETEKTEAGSPDRRKDREHDKEKREKDKELQRYERERERERVRRDRDKEYKYREVERQYKDHLKDWETREREKESQRQYEKEREKEKERERRREILKQEDDSDEEDTRKRRRRGSSTLEERKRRRQREKHEDLLDKLREEEEIADARRRALELQRQADEAAAAAAAVESATPMEVDGDEEKERNEQKKPIVSDDDNIVNFANGVDAGEGTHKDNNGDDATMAQGQIPDPKQNSNGPAKKLGFGLIGSGKRTSVPSVFAEEDDEDNKDKRIRPLVPIDYSTEELQAVEADSSAGQPNIVAAAEFAKRILVSNPKEEKPETEKDRSRRSTDRSSQRDKIRNDEDGARISDDRREKMHDRDRDRHDKPKSENKKILDAKQLIDMIPRTKEELFSYDINWAIYEKHELHERMRPWISKKIIEYLGEEESTLVEYIVSCTKDHVHASKMLELLQSILDVEAEMFVLKMWRMLIFEIKKVEAGLSGRGKA
- the LOC100842258 gene encoding RNA-binding protein 25 isoform X2; this translates as MHRYPGPYTMMRPGFPPRPMPPVGVVPIQRPAIPLGIRGAPPMVAPPVRPPAPAVTLADKPPTAVYVGKIAPTVDNDFLRSLLLLCGPVKSWKRTQNPSNGKPVGFGFCEFESAEGILRATRLLNKLNIDGQELVVNINDATKEYLKRHVEQKKKMLENTKQKEEGGGDGTSSVADNESSKLIPDKTEETEDAGDKDNEESTKKFGIVTDDDSEADKEAAEKINSMIEEWLKTRPPPPPPPPPPVLPPADISFKHKDGESGVDMTKTDSEDKNGDDIDKRAVNETEKTEAGSPDRRKDREHDKEKREKDKELQRYERERERERVRRDRDKEYKYREVERQYKDHLKDWETREREKESQRQYEKEREKEKERERRREILKQEDDSDEEDTRKRRRRGSSTLEERKRRRQREKHEDLLDKLREEEEIADARRRALELQRQADEAAAAAAAVESATPMEVDGDEEKERNEQKKPIVSDDDNIVNFANGVDAGEGTHKDNNGDDATMAQGQIPDPKQNSNGPAKKLGFGLIGSGKRTSVPSVFAEEDDEDNKDKRIRPLVPIDYSTEELQAVEADSSAGQPNIVAAAEFAKRILVSNPKEEKPETEKDRSRRSTDRSSQRDKIRNDEDGARISDDRREKMHDRDRDRHDKPKSENKKILDAKQLIDMIPRTKEELFSYDINWAIYEKHELHERMRPWISKKIIEYLGEEESTLVEYIVSCTKDHVHASKMLELLQSILDVEAEMFVLKMWRMLIFEIKKVEAGLSGRGKA